The Halogeometricum borinquense DSM 11551 DNA window TCGGCGTTGAACGCTCTCATCAAGCTGTTTGGCAGTGGGTACATCGACTGGCTGACAGCGGTCACAACCCGCCTGAGGCAACGCCGAAGCGGGTTGCGGTTGATGAGACCGCTGTCAAAATCAACGGTGAGTGGTCTTGGTTGTACGCCGCAATAGACATCGAGACGAAGCTGATTCTCGATGTCGAGTTGTTTGGACGGCATGGTACCGATCCGGCTGCTGCGTTTCTCCATCGACTTTCCGAGAAACATGATCTCTCAGATGCTGTGTTTCTGGTTGATGGCTATGGCTATCAGACTGCCCTCTCTCGATTAGGATTGAGCGGTCGGCTTGACTACGTCGAGCGAAACCTCATCGAAAAATGGTTTCATACCCTCAAAATGCGAGTCGACCGCTTCCATAATTCGTGGGTGGGCAGTCACGGAAGCGTCCGCGAGTGGTTCATACAATTTGCGCAATACTATAACTTTCAAC harbors:
- a CDS encoding IS6-like element ISHbo1 family transposase, which encodes MLADLLSECFETDYEETWERERTATPVRVFAVQLHATGCSLRETKEILRILGVERSHQAVWQWVHRLADSGHNPPEATPKRVAVDETAVKINGEWSWLYAAIDIETKLILDVELFGRHGTDPAAAFLHRLSEKHDLSDAVFLVDGYGYQTALSRLGLSGRLDYVERNLIEKWFHTLKMRVDRFHNSWVGSHGSVREWFIQFAQYYNFQRPHQSLNGRTPVEEVTN